The Pempheris klunzingeri isolate RE-2024b chromosome 15, fPemKlu1.hap1, whole genome shotgun sequence genome contains the following window.
gcaacaaaaaaaagtatgtaaatactgtaaatatgtaCTAATGCTGCTGTCAAGAGCTTCAGGTAAAAGCATTAATTACACAGTGCAGGTCACATTTGGTCACAGGGGAATTTAATACTCAGACAGTGTTCAAGAGTTTGCGTCTCCTACTTTTCACACCACAGATAGCGATAGGCAGCACAAAGCCAGCCGCATCAAACATGGCTACAGCTGCAGTGGGTGGTGTTAAAATATGTGACAGTGTGTGGAGAGGATTAGAGGCATGGAGCCTGACATTTGTGAATGTCACCGTCAATTACAAATCTTTCGGTGCCTGGTGTGCTATCATTGTGGGTTAATCCTCTTAAGAGTGTGATTCGTCAGTTGTATTGTCCGACTGGGCTCCCCGtttgacaataaaataaaatcattaaaccAATGTGAATCTTATCTCTACCAACCAAACAGAagttgaaaaacacacatacaactgGTGGAGGATTTTGTTGGGAAGGTGGAGGCAATCTCTGTTTCATCAAAGGGCAAGCCTTTGCGGActgaatataaaaacagaaaacttgGTGGGCTTGTCTGGAAAATCCATAGTATTGATCCTTAATTCCGCAAAATAGCATAAGAACAAAGAGTGCATCTTCAGGAAAGAAGAACTGGAAAGAATAATAAGCTTTAGTCAATGCACATTGATTGAGCTCAGACTGAGTGCAAGAGTGGGGATTTGAAGTGTTTTGATTGTAACTCCTGGTGAGGCGGGGTAGGTGGTGGGGATGAGGAGTGGTCCCTGGGGCCAGTGGATCTCTGCAGGAGTGTAAAAGATGAAAAGGGAGGTGCTGCTGGGATTGAGCCATGGCCCGGAGCAGCATGTACTCACCATCACCACAGTCATGTGTCAAAGGCCAACAACCTTAACACAGTATCAGACATTCTGCTTCAAGTGCAGAGTCCTGAGAGCCCTGTGTGACTTTCATCTGGCTCCTTTTGGACTAGAAACTTTTCAACtcgagacagagagggaaggcaGTCTAGGAAAGATGCTGTCTGACTATTGTGGTTACCACAGCCCAAATGCTTTTACAGCAACTGAGTCACTCTGCCACAGTCCATaggcccaaaaaaaaaaagatctatcTGCCTTGAATATCTGTTGTACAactaactttttttattttatttgatttttttaccACAATGAATCTAATACTTTTTGGGTCAATCAATTATTCCTTACCAAGAAAAAGGCCCAACACAGTTTCTCAGACTGAAGTCACCGCAGTCAAATGTAAATCAAGATAGTGCTAAATTAAATACTAACAGTGGTATAAAACTGCGTGTAAGAGTTATTTTTGTTACAGATTAATCTTCTCATTAATTCTTGATCAATCGATTAAtcgtttggtctataaaacattagaaaacactgaaaaatgtccatcacaatatCCTGGAGCCCAAGGTGACCTGATCAAATGTTCTGTTGTTGACAGAAAAAGTATAAATGATAAACGTCAGCTGCTGCTCTATAgtacacatgtacatgtatgcacgcacacacaagcacacacgtcCTCACCAGGTCATTCATGTTGGCTTTGCTTGCAGGGTGGATGTCCTCCAGGAACTCCAGCAGGTAGAAGGTGTAACGGTCCATCAAATGGACACCTATGGCCAAATCTGGCTGGTGCTGGAAAAGCATCggccagacaaaaaaaaagcaagaataACAACATTCAATATCAAACAACGCTTTATCAGCACAGGTGCTTTGGTGGCATTTTTAGTTTTGCTTGAGAACACCCCCTTCACTGAGTTTAGACACCGAACacaatgaaaattattttctttgggCTATGAAAAGAAGGCAGCAGTCATATGCCATCCCCAACAAATAACTGCTTCCAATCAGAGTGTATCACGACCAAATAATGTAACTTTTGACGCACAAATATTGGTGGCAGTGTTATTTTGAGAACACCAAACATCAAGTCTGATCAGTAAAGTCTGGCATTatgacagacaaataaataaatgtagacCAACGTGCCTATTAAATAGAAACTAATTCCAAACACTGTAACTGCACTTGTTTTGAGTGTATAGGAGGACTTAAATTAATAGCAAGTGGTGGCAGGGTGCCATGATGAGGGGCTACAAAGcaacatcaccaacatcacTAACATCTGATTAGTTCAGGGCGATGGCAGACAGAGGTTGAAGAACTTTGATATTCAGAGATGGCGTCAGAATGAAATGAATAGCACCAACACTACTTGCTGGGTAATGACATCAAAGGAGAAATATTTTGACAAGTTGTCTTCAAACTGTGCCACTTTTTCCTCACCTTTAATCAGTGTGCTAGTGTGCACTGACAAGTGACATGGATGTCACTCTGTATCGAGTTTTAATGTGTCTTGAGACCTGCGGATACGTACGCGGTGAGCCAAAACTTAAgatgtgaaagaaaaatgttaataatgaGCTCTAGCAGTGACCTACGGATATCAAAACACTAAGAATTCAGACGGTTAAATACAGGTCACCCAACATTCAAGGGAGCAGCTGCACCTACAATGAAACTTAATCCACTGTTTAACTAAAGCATTCTCAGAGGGAAAAACAGTTGACCATTTGCTAAGGCCCACctccttagttactgttgctatgctTTTCCTATGCCGACACCACTCAAATTGAATTTTTGAAACAATGGATGAGTGTGACATGTCTCCCTATTTAATATCTAGTGCACCACATTTACTGTCCACTTGCCAATTCTGCGCAACAATCCCATAATGCATTGAGCTCTGGCGTGTAGAAACGACAATTATAGTTGTGCAAATTCAGTGAAGATACAAAACAGTTACGTTTATGGAGAATTACTTGAAATTTGTGCTTCACAGTAGCCAAATTTACAGAAAATCAGCATAAGAAGATGCAAATGAATATGCATTATTAGAGGTTAAACTCAATATCAACAGTTGGTGGCACTAATTCACACAATGATACGACATAATTAAAAGAGCACCAGGTGGAAAAGAATAGGAATATGgtatttctttgtttcctgtATCAATTTAATTGCATCAGCTAGTTAATTAAGCTAATGCGAATTCCATGACTTCAATGCCTTTCCTAGtgactttttaatcattttaaaaacaagaacCCTTTATGTGCACTTCACGGCTACATCCATGCATGACATTGATCTCAAAGACAGAGATTTGAGCTACATGTCCCAGGCAAAAAGTTGGCATCCTAACCAGAGGTGATCTATGTAGGAGACATAGGGGCAGCGTAGAGCTAGTTAGTTCTACTATTATTAGTGTgatagtaaataaatacaagatCACACAGTTATCTGGTTCAAACACAATGCTTACATACTCAAGTGTGTTTCTAGGTTTTAtctttgccaaaaaaaaaaaaaggattttttgtTGGTGACCAATTGATGTAATTAGGAAACATATCGCTATCTATCTTGGGTAACACTGACTGGGATTGCTTAGCTGTAAACTGTAAGCAAATTCAGTAAAGAGCTGGTTGCGAAAACATTTCAATTATATTCCAGTTTGCAGAAATGTGGTCCTGGTCTTTGCAGAAGGAGAGTTTGTATTATGTATCATATTATCACGAGATGCAATGTGCTATTGCTCCAAACTGCTTATTAGAAATCCTGACAAACTGATTGATgatttttaatttctcttcCACATCAGGGCAGGTAACTCACCGACAGGGAGTCCTCTCCAACTTGACTGCTGGCCAAAGCCATGAGGTTTGGAGAGTAGAACCTCTCATACATGGAGGCTCCCTGACAGGTATCAatgatgaagagcagctcaTTGTacctggagaaagagagacacagagacagacaagattATATACATTCTCAAACAAAACTGATAAGAAGACACTGCTGGCATATCATCGATCCATTTGTTCCAATAAAATCTGGCATCATACAAACCCTCTAACCATCTTTCATACTgcagttgccatggtgaccaAGAACAGCTTCATTCAGTCCCTCTAACACCCCCGCGCacacagtttctcctcctttctccctctaataaaagagaaatttcaCTCCAACTTCTTTCCCCTGTTTAGGCAAACATGATAAGACTTTTACATCCAGTTGACTGAACTGAGGTTGTTCGGGGACGATGAGGGGAGGTGGCCAAGTCTCTATGGTGATTATAATTTGGCAGCTCAAGCCTGCAATTATCACATCAGCATCAAAGCTGGCGTCACTAAGCTTTTATCTAGCAGCCTGGGGTAACTAACTGTAACCCAGACACTCTGTATCGATGGGTTTGGAGGACAATAGAGGCGCTGGTAGCAGAAAGACGCTTTTGCTCATTTAGTGTCTTGCAGAACCTTAAAAAGCAGACGGTTCCATTTATAAAAAGAGACAGGCAGGCTCCTCTTCATGAGACGTTGATTTAACATATGTACAGCAGTAATTCCCTTGCTGTTATAGTGGTGTATGATGTGCTACATTAGTTTAAAAGGTGGAAACGAGTCCACTTCAAGCCAATTTCCACAGTATCAGCAGTGACAGAATTCTGTGAAGAACTGTGATTACATAAAGCCATTATAATCTATACTTTCATATCAACTGTGTAATTTGTCAGGGCGTCCAAATGGGAATGAATCCACAGAGTGAAACACTGCCTTTCACACAGGTGACCAGTTACTCTTTAACAGCCCTGCGTAAGAGATTCGCAGTATGCACTCATTCACCACCACCAAAATACCTCGACTTGTGTGTAATTTAACACAGGAAGCTTTTGCACTGACCTCTTCTGGTTGAATATTTGTTGCAcctctgaccacacacacaacagtgctCTATTGCACTTCAAGCCACATCTAAGAGAGATTTCACTGTGTACTGACCACACCCTGCGCAAGTAGTtatgttgtttcttttcttcgCACCAAAGCACTGCTGAGGCCAGATAGAATGGACAAACACCATGCACTTATATACTGGGTAGTGTATGAACTATTATAAGTCTCAGCAACTGAAACAAACAGGGTATATTGTAACTCCCTAAAGCAAGAAAACAGCAACACGGCGCCGTCTGGGGAAATACTACCCAATGAGGCACACGTCCATCATATACTCGTGtcatttctctgtttatttaCCTTCTTTTCTGCCACATCTGCTCAAAAGCGTCAGCTAGTTCCACATTACTAATCTCCTCAGAGTCCTGGAACTTTAGAAACCCATTCCCACCATggcctgaaaaacaaacacatattatCAATAATTCATTCACCTCGGATTCATAATGCAAAAATATGATATAGAATGCAAAATAACAAGATGCATGGGAAAGACTGTGagcagtgagtgagagaaaaaaactcTGCTACAGCAGAGGGCTGTGGCCACATTCAACCACAAATAAATGAGATAAAGGAGAGGTTTGATAAAAACAATCTTTCAACTATATGTATATGCatgaaagtgtgaaaacacacatgatCCGCAGGATATGATATGATGTGCTAACTTTGAATATGTGTTGGATAATGGTCAGTGTTGCAAGTTAATTTACAGCTTCATCGTTGCTGTAGCCTGTGAAAAAATGTGCAGatattacaacaaaaatataatacataacGCAGCATAATTGTTTACCCTTTGGCATTGTGACTGTAGTGAAATAAACATTCTCCctaaaaacattataataaCGTCAATGTCTTTATGAAGTTACCCTCTGGGCTAACTTACtttgtggacattttttttttcattcttatacagaactaaacaaacaaacagcctcaGGACATGTTAATTTTTCTCAACAAATAGAGGAGGTGGAATACCTCAGCTGAGACAGACCACCTCTGCTATCATCATAAAGGCTAATTAACtgtaattaaattaaacattaaccTTTGGGGGAAGAGAACAGGCttgctattttttttacaacagcTGCCATTTAATGAGTGTGGCTATTGCTGAGGCCATTAAATGCTAACTGGGTTGATGACAAGAAGAGATGCATCTTAATCTAAGGGGTTTTTTCACCTTCAGCTAAATAATCTTCTCGCTATGATTTTGCTCTCTTCAGCTACATGTATAACCAAAGGCCATAGTGAGTATGTGTGCATCAATTGTCGAAAGTAAGGAAATGAGAGTGTACACTAAAAATGAATTACAGTGCTTCAAACAATAGCACCTAGCCCTGAACATCACATACTAATCAAACGAAAGATGCAAGTATCTGAGGCTGGACTTGTCCTTTATTACCTGTCAGGTATATAAGGATGTTGCTCCGGTCATCAGAGAGGAGCCGTTTGGAGCGCGGGGTGCTTGGCGGCAGCCTTCCAGTCAAAACACGCAGGAAATTCTCCACAGTCACCTGAAACATGGACATTGTTTAATAAAACAGTGAgaatgtctaaaaaaaaaaaaaagaacataatttCACCAGGAATGATCTAAACTAACATGTCACAAATTAAATGCTGCATCAGTAGAGACTCTAGTATGAGGTAACAGACAAATATTTTTGTCCTGCTCGACTTATCTTTTAATTAAACTGTGAAAATCAATCACTCACTCATTGCATTcgtttcttctttttcagcttttcttaTACAATTACAGTGTGACAGCAAATATGTAGTGGCAGTACACtgtttattcttatttaaaaaGACCAACACAAAGCAAAGTAAATAGTCAAGAACAAACAGTGATAAAGGGTGGATACACCAGTGGCGCTGCCTTGCcataacaaacaaaacacttggGGATGATATCAAATCATTTCCTGCCCAAAGACACAGCAAACACCAGATAAATACTGTCAACTATAGCTGCACCTGTGTGATATCTGTCTGCATATGTGATGTTACAAAGTACaaattttttatgaaatacCTACAGAAGTGCTGTTGGCAAGATATGCAAATCACACAATTCAGGTTTTAAGCATCTATGTCTTACACACTCCTTTAACAATGTCTCCTCCTTTAAATGggtacatacatacagacacacacatttaataacGGTACCTGAAGTTTAAAAAAGAGATATGCTGGTTGAAACTCCAGCCAGTGGGGTAAGAAATGAATTTTGCTTTCGTTTTAAGAAAATCCCCTTTGAGAACTGCGGCGATCTGCCTTTTTCAGCCTTCAAGTTATTGACATGTAGAAATTAGACTTTGAAAATCCTGAGGCCAGAGGAAAATGTACCAAACAGTAAGAGGCCTTATTTGGTTCAATTCAAATAgattgttaaaagaaaaagagacatggtaagaaagacatttttacagttGTGAGTGTAACTGCCTGACAGCAACATGAACAGACCTCATATCCTCGGTAGTCCACCTCCACATCGTCACCGTACACATTCAGCTCCATGTTCTTGTGACTAAACACTGTGGCAGGTTTGGGGTTTCTGTGGTTACAAGCCATGTCATCTGCCAGCATGAGAACTATGTGgctgaaaaaggagaaaatatgaGAGACCACTCagattacataaaaaaataagtgaaaGGACTGATACTGTCAAATATATATGTTCAGCGCTGTACCATTAAATACCATTAGTGTGTTGATTAGATTAGTTATATTACAATACATTCACTTTTGTCCAAAGAGACAAGCATTTTTATCAGCTGGGTGTTCAGTGTCTTGTTCAAAAGCAACTTCGTAATGTAGAGAAGAGGAGCCAGTAAGTGAACCACTACAATTGAGGGCCAATCCACCCGAGCAACAGACACCAGTATAAAGCATAGGGAAGGGGAAGCATACATTTACTTTGCTGATATAATGAATCTACTTAACAATTTGTCatcttataataatataaaacagattATGTGCAGAATAATGTGAAACATTATGCCACAGTGGTGTTGGTGCAGACACTAatcaacaatgacaacaatgaGTAACATGTGCATGTTAAGACAAGTACACCCCCCGTATGTACTTCAAAAACTTCCTTCCATAAAAATCCTATCATTTTTCATGAGAAGCATCTGATTGCTGCTCTGTTTAGGTGTACTCTGGCCAGGGTGAAAAGACCTCTAAAGCAGCATTGAGTCCATcattatatgtaaaaatatgccacatgaactgttttttttttttttacaaccagGAGGTCCTGAATGCTAGGAGACTGGCTTCATTTCATGACAGGACTTCTAGCTGAGTAAAACCTAACAGAAGCTTTCTGGTAGCCCAGAGGTGCATCCTCATCATCCCCAGTTCATGAATGGCAGGGGACCTTTGTCACATGCAATCCATTTGCTCTCTATATCTGGCACATAACCATAACATATTGAAGAAGAGCTTTATGGACTAATTGCTCTATGTGCATTACTTTTACCAGTTCTGTAGCTcaggatgtgtgtgagtgggctCACAGAATTATAacccatcttcctctctctgtataATAAACCTAAAAATCATGCAGACAGAATATACAGATCTTGTGTAATGTTCTTAATATTTAGCAACATCCAAAATATCAGTAGTGGAATCCATGACTATAAGAAACAGGGTGTATGTGCTCCTAAACATCAGCACTCAatctgcaactaacaattattttctaGATGAATCCATTAGCCGTTTGGtctaaaaaatgtcagaaaattgagaaaaatgTCGATCAGTGTGCCAGGAGGACAACCGCAAGTGTCTTGCAACACTGCTAACCACCAAATTGACaatcaatttttttatttgacaactaatcaattaaatcaTTGCAGCTCTTCATAAAAACAGCGTATTCAGTGCCTGTCTGTACCTCCACATTAATATCACTATTGATTATCTAAAGATGTCATAGTAAATGACACAGAATGAGAACAGGTGTTTCATCACAGTCACCTGTCAGGGATGCCCAGCCTCTTAACACTTCTGTAGACGGACAGGGTATTGGCCACATGACGGTAGTTGAACCAGAATCTGGATGTACACACCTGAGCGAGGAAAACAGAAGACCCGAACATGTTCCTGCTGCTCCCATCATTAATGTAGAAATCAATTAGCATGTACTCAGCCTTCTGCAAAGCATCAATGAATACTCACCAGAACAGCCCAGTTGTTAGTGTGACCACTGCTGAAAAACTGACCTGCGTTTTCCTGAGAAGCAGATGgaggaaaacaataaatgtatgtatgttttaatGTGGTTTCGGCTCGTAGAAGCAAACACTCATCACCAAAACAGCTAGCATGACAGCACAGAAGGCTAATAAAGAAACGATATTTTAGGTACAATTCAACATTAAACTGACAAACTGGCGGATTGTTAGTGGCTGCGGGAACAAAAATATACACTTGCCTCGATGTTGATACTAACTGCAAATGAGTAAGAGGAAAATAAGCCGAATAAAATCAGTATTTTCATTGTGCAGCACTGTTAGCGGTGTGCATCAAGGAAGTAATAACCGGAAGCTCCTCCCCGCAAGTGCTTCCGGTATAacgtatttcaaaataaaagctccgGCATGGAGAACGTGGATGGAGGAAAAAATGTTCAACTGGTAGAAAAAGGGTCAAGGTCTCATTGAGCTGTTCTACCTCAGGGTCATATgccaaaacatttcatggtcGGGCTGGTAAAACATATCAATTCAATCTATCCATCTATATCACTGACATAGACTGTAGATTATAAAATACTACTAGTTATACTAGTTTGTCCTTTTtgtgatgaattatttattgttCTCAAGCTTTATATAAAATGGAATATGGGTCAGgagaatatttccatttggTCTACTGTGTACCATGCTCGTTCCAATTATGTAACCTtactgaatatatgaataacatatatattatagctggacaaaactgaaaacataaatCGTAGGTGTAACCGGAAGACAGAAGCAAAACTGTGTTATGTAacatcttcaaaaaaaaatttattgtACTAAAGCTCATCATTTAGCTTTATCTTGTCCCCATACCCCCAGGTACATTTGTAcattatgtacatgtacatctATCAATACAAATTATTATCCCTTTTTGAAATTACATCATTTGTCACCATCATCACTCTGAAATTACATACAAGcccactgaaaagaaaaaatattactttAGAGGCACATAATAGGTTAACATGGgacaaatgtgtttatattcCTGCAAAGTcgtggtggaaaaaaatatagCACATAACAGCATTTCTTCTTTGAGATCCCCACTAAAGGAACACATAATGGATTTT
Protein-coding sequences here:
- the pigk gene encoding GPI-anchor transamidase, translating into MKILILFGLFSSYSFAVSINIEENAGQFFSSGHTNNWAVLVCTSRFWFNYRHVANTLSVYRSVKRLGIPDSHIVLMLADDMACNHRNPKPATVFSHKNMELNVYGDDVEVDYRGYEVTVENFLRVLTGRLPPSTPRSKRLLSDDRSNILIYLTGHGGNGFLKFQDSEEISNVELADAFEQMWQKRRYNELLFIIDTCQGASMYERFYSPNLMALASSQVGEDSLSHQPDLAIGVHLMDRYTFYLLEFLEDIHPASKANMNDLFKVCPKSQCVSTPGHRTDLFLRDPGSVLITDFFGSVRKVEITMETIALIDPIKQMEQNPVSEEPQNEKFLYVDQLPVSEIIHQKPKQKDWHPPDGFILGLWTLILLVFFKTYGIKHLKHIF